A stretch of the Prochlorococcus marinus str. MIT 0918 genome encodes the following:
- the ruvX gene encoding Holliday junction resolvase RuvX has protein sequence MSRPKPTSILSMDIGSKRIGLAGCDPLGITVTELVPIHRTIFIEELEIIKNYCFSRAIKGLVFGLPLDEMGRLTTQALYCQNYGIKIAKKLALPLAWVNEHSSSWEAGQKYNLQNDRSGKLDSAAAALLLEQWLREGPDLQEIGSSHFS, from the coding sequence ATGTCAAGACCTAAGCCTACTTCAATTCTTAGTATGGATATAGGAAGCAAAAGGATAGGCCTCGCAGGTTGTGATCCTCTTGGTATAACTGTTACAGAGCTTGTTCCAATCCATAGAACTATATTTATAGAAGAACTTGAGATTATAAAAAACTATTGTTTTTCAAGAGCCATCAAAGGATTGGTCTTTGGATTACCTCTAGATGAAATGGGTCGGCTAACCACTCAAGCCTTATATTGCCAAAACTATGGAATAAAAATTGCAAAGAAACTTGCTTTACCATTAGCTTGGGTTAATGAACATAGCAGCAGCTGGGAAGCTGGGCAAAAGTACAACCTTCAAAATGATCGATCCGGAAAGCTTGATAGTGCTGCGGCCGCTCTATTACTTGAACAGTGGCTAAGAGAAGGTCCAGATCTTCAAGAAATAGGCTCTTCTCACTTCTCATAA
- a CDS encoding DUF3727 domain-containing protein, producing the protein MSHSNLTNNNEVPTLLITDSKGNELLCFLEQVVPINNVEYVLLTPVDTPVTLFRLRESLDPELIETIEKKEPILEMADVVLQEYDLRLIRSAVTLTVTGELEEPEPEELEEKDFDEDSELYELLVNFKLKEEEYGLYIPLDPFFVVGKLIDGQASVLEGEEFDKIQPLIESELDKREF; encoded by the coding sequence ATGTCACACTCAAACCTAACAAATAACAATGAAGTACCCACTCTTTTAATAACTGACAGCAAAGGAAATGAACTTCTCTGTTTTCTAGAGCAGGTTGTACCTATCAACAATGTTGAGTATGTATTACTAACTCCCGTTGATACACCAGTAACTCTTTTTCGATTAAGAGAAAGTTTAGATCCTGAATTGATTGAAACAATAGAAAAAAAAGAACCCATTCTTGAAATGGCTGATGTTGTACTACAAGAGTATGATTTGAGACTAATTAGATCAGCTGTTACACTCACTGTTACAGGAGAACTAGAGGAGCCAGAACCTGAAGAATTAGAAGAAAAAGATTTTGATGAAGATTCTGAACTATATGAATTACTAGTTAACTTCAAACTGAAAGAAGAAGAGTATGGACTTTATATTCCTTTAGATCCATTTTTTGTTGTTGGAAAACTAATAGACGGTCAAGCTTCAGTTTTAGAAGGTGAGGAATTTGACAAGATTCAACCTTTAATTGAATCAGAACTAGATAAAAGAGAATTCTAA
- a CDS encoding YqeG family HAD IIIA-type phosphatase translates to MLINTEVLKAKWNTGKDIRKISYNEIKDKGIKLLLLDVDGTLLPRNEIKVHHSVYQWIQEAKRNFKIHLISNNPSKRRIQSIAKQLNVTFTYKAIKPRKKAIVKSIQPFNFYNKEIAIIGDRIFTDILVGNRLGIYTILVKPIDSNGNVIQDNKMQIIENKVASIIGAYK, encoded by the coding sequence ATGTTAATAAACACTGAAGTTCTCAAGGCAAAATGGAATACTGGCAAAGATATCAGAAAAATCTCATATAATGAGATAAAAGATAAAGGAATTAAGTTGCTTTTACTTGATGTAGATGGAACTCTTTTACCTAGAAATGAAATTAAAGTCCACCATTCTGTCTATCAATGGATTCAAGAAGCAAAGAGAAACTTTAAAATACATTTAATCAGTAATAATCCATCAAAAAGAAGGATTCAATCTATAGCAAAACAATTAAATGTAACCTTTACATATAAGGCCATAAAACCAAGAAAGAAAGCAATTGTTAAATCTATACAGCCCTTTAATTTCTACAATAAAGAGATAGCTATTATTGGTGATAGAATCTTTACTGATATACTTGTTGGTAATCGTTTAGGAATCTATACTATTCTAGTCAAGCCAATAGACTCAAATGGAAATGTTATTCAAGACAACAAAATGCAAATTATAGAAAATAAAGTAGCTTCTATAATTGGGGCTTATAAATAA
- the proB gene encoding glutamate 5-kinase, which produces MTLWTIKIGTSLLRGTKNLRTNTIINEYCKYIAESKDKGDQIIIVSSGAVGLGCTKLGFKERPSDINSLQAAAAVGQGYLMSLYESAMSNHGYNVAQILLTREDFQSRKNFNNASLTIKRLLDWKILPIINENDSISNEELKYGDNDTLSALVSSAICADQLILLTDIDKLYSSDPRTNKEAKPITDVHNSKDLVQLKIDSTNSGNWGTGGIKTKLTAAQISTKNGITVHLADGRDPLILKKILNGSRGGTVFHPNPKPMGTKKCWLAHALHSQGSLYLDEGAFNAIENKGASLLLVGIKRIEGEFNANQPVTVFNLDGLQVAKGISSLSSQEIRAKINNPIRSKQSPIVIHRDVLVLTSEFIS; this is translated from the coding sequence ATGACACTATGGACTATAAAAATTGGTACTAGTTTACTTAGAGGAACTAAAAATCTGAGAACAAACACAATAATAAATGAATATTGTAAATACATTGCTGAATCTAAAGATAAAGGTGATCAAATCATAATCGTATCAAGTGGAGCAGTAGGCCTAGGATGTACTAAACTAGGTTTTAAGGAGAGACCTAGTGATATTAATTCACTGCAAGCAGCAGCAGCAGTAGGTCAAGGCTATCTTATGTCGCTTTATGAAAGTGCTATGAGTAATCATGGGTATAATGTTGCACAAATACTTTTAACCAGGGAAGATTTTCAATCAAGAAAGAATTTTAATAATGCTTCATTAACAATTAAAAGACTTCTTGATTGGAAAATCTTACCAATAATCAATGAAAATGATTCTATATCAAATGAAGAATTAAAATATGGAGATAATGACACATTATCTGCATTAGTATCATCAGCAATTTGCGCAGATCAACTTATTTTACTAACTGATATAGATAAACTTTATTCATCTGATCCAAGAACTAATAAAGAAGCTAAACCAATAACTGATGTACATAATTCTAAAGACTTAGTACAACTTAAAATTGATTCAACAAATTCAGGAAATTGGGGAACTGGTGGAATTAAAACCAAGCTCACTGCTGCTCAAATTTCTACTAAAAATGGAATAACAGTTCACCTTGCAGACGGAAGAGATCCCTTAATACTTAAGAAAATTCTTAATGGTTCAAGAGGAGGAACTGTTTTCCATCCAAATCCAAAACCTATGGGGACAAAGAAATGTTGGTTAGCTCATGCCTTACATTCGCAAGGCTCATTATATTTAGATGAAGGTGCTTTCAATGCTATAGAAAACAAAGGTGCATCTCTTTTACTAGTTGGAATAAAACGAATAGAAGGAGAATTCAATGCGAATCAACCAGTAACAGTTTTTAATTTGGATGGACTCCAAGTTGCTAAGGGGATTAGTTCTTTAAGCAGTCAAGAAATAAGAGCTAAAATAAATAATCCTATAAGATCCAAACAATCACCTATTGTTATTCACAGAGATGTTTTAGTACTTACAAGTGAATTTATTTCTTGA
- the lpxD gene encoding UDP-3-O-(3-hydroxymyristoyl)glucosamine N-acyltransferase, translating to MKFLDIINILKNGESGVLEFSISNNPQIYQAASLEKATESQISFLEEGSYLLQELNKTNASALILPNKKELSNNITKRKIAWVTVKEPRIAFAEILEIIYPKIIPIKDIHNSAIIGTNVDIGEHVSIGANVTIASNCKINSEVIIHPGVVIYNDVTIGSGSELHSNCVLHPHTNIGKNCVIHSHAVIGSEGFGFIPTRKGWRKMPQTGKVIIQNNVEIGCGTTVDRPAVGETVIGAGTKIDNLVQIGHGVEIGKNCAMAAQVGIAGGAKIGDGVILAGQVGVGNRVNVGANVIASSKCGIHADIEAGQIISGFPAMPNKLWLRCSANFKRLPEIAKAIRNLNRSN from the coding sequence ATGAAATTTCTAGATATAATTAATATCCTTAAAAATGGAGAATCAGGAGTTCTCGAATTTTCTATCTCAAATAATCCTCAAATTTATCAAGCTGCATCTTTAGAAAAAGCCACAGAGAGTCAAATAAGTTTTCTTGAAGAAGGAAGTTATTTACTTCAAGAGTTAAACAAAACAAATGCTTCAGCTTTAATACTTCCTAATAAAAAAGAGTTATCAAATAATATTACAAAGAGAAAAATAGCCTGGGTTACTGTTAAAGAGCCAAGAATTGCATTTGCTGAAATCTTAGAAATTATTTATCCTAAAATTATTCCTATTAAGGATATCCATAATTCTGCTATTATTGGTACAAATGTAGATATAGGAGAACACGTATCAATAGGTGCAAATGTAACTATTGCATCTAATTGCAAGATAAATTCTGAAGTTATTATTCATCCTGGAGTAGTAATATACAATGATGTGACTATTGGCAGTGGTTCTGAATTGCATTCAAATTGTGTACTTCATCCACATACCAATATAGGTAAGAATTGTGTCATACATTCACACGCTGTGATTGGGTCTGAAGGGTTTGGCTTTATACCTACAAGGAAAGGTTGGAGAAAGATGCCACAGACTGGAAAAGTAATTATTCAAAACAATGTAGAAATTGGTTGTGGGACAACAGTTGACAGACCAGCTGTTGGAGAAACAGTTATAGGTGCAGGAACAAAAATTGATAATTTAGTACAAATCGGACATGGCGTTGAAATAGGAAAAAACTGTGCCATGGCTGCTCAAGTAGGAATTGCAGGGGGTGCAAAAATTGGAGATGGAGTAATTTTGGCTGGTCAAGTTGGCGTAGGGAACAGAGTAAATGTAGGGGCAAATGTAATTGCTAGCTCTAAATGTGGTATTCATGCAGATATCGAAGCAGGTCAAATAATTAGTGGTTTTCCTGCTATGCCAAATAAACTATGGTTGAGATGTTCAGCAAATTTCAAAAGACTTCCAGAAATAGCTAAAGCAATTAGAAACCTCAATCGATCTAATTAA
- the leuB gene encoding 3-isopropylmalate dehydrogenase translates to MTNYNITLLPGDGIGPEITEVTKSLLNAVCKRKNINLNFQEMAFGGNAIEKENNPLPIETLEQCKKSDAVLMAAIGDPKYDGIARELRPETGLLRLRSELKLFANIRPVKVFNALLDESSLKKEIIKEVDLVVVRELTGGIYFGEPKGRIQTKEFGERAFNTMSYSTNEINRIAKIAFELANERKKKLCSVDKANVLDVSQLWRECVTSIGNNYQQVELSHQYVDNAAMQLVRQPNQFDVILTGNLFGDILSDEAAMLTGSIGMLPSASLGEDGPGLFEPVHGSAPDIAGKNLANPIAMILSAAMMLRIGLKEIEAAESLEKAVSSVLLKGFRTNDLTSKNLDQKIGCLEMGQKILDELQEI, encoded by the coding sequence ATGACTAATTACAACATAACCTTACTTCCTGGTGATGGAATAGGTCCTGAAATAACAGAAGTTACAAAGTCTCTACTAAATGCTGTTTGTAAAAGAAAAAACATCAATCTAAATTTTCAAGAAATGGCTTTTGGAGGGAATGCTATTGAGAAAGAAAATAATCCATTGCCTATTGAGACTCTTGAACAGTGCAAAAAAAGCGATGCAGTACTAATGGCAGCGATAGGAGATCCAAAATATGATGGAATTGCACGTGAGCTAAGACCTGAGACAGGTTTACTAAGACTAAGATCTGAACTAAAACTCTTTGCAAATATTCGACCAGTTAAAGTTTTTAATGCATTATTAGATGAAAGCTCTTTAAAAAAAGAGATAATTAAAGAAGTAGACCTTGTTGTGGTCAGAGAATTAACAGGGGGGATTTATTTTGGTGAGCCAAAAGGAAGAATACAAACAAAAGAATTTGGCGAAAGAGCATTTAACACCATGAGTTATTCAACTAATGAAATAAATCGAATTGCAAAAATAGCCTTTGAATTAGCTAATGAAAGAAAGAAGAAACTCTGTTCTGTAGATAAAGCAAATGTTTTAGATGTAAGTCAACTATGGAGAGAATGTGTAACTTCAATAGGTAACAATTACCAACAAGTTGAACTCAGTCATCAATATGTAGATAATGCTGCAATGCAACTTGTTAGACAACCTAATCAATTTGATGTAATTCTTACAGGCAATCTTTTTGGTGATATTTTGAGCGATGAGGCTGCAATGCTTACTGGTTCAATTGGAATGTTACCGTCAGCATCATTGGGAGAAGATGGTCCTGGATTATTCGAACCAGTGCATGGCTCAGCCCCTGATATTGCTGGAAAAAACTTGGCAAATCCAATTGCAATGATACTTTCAGCAGCAATGATGCTTAGAATTGGGTTGAAAGAAATAGAAGCCGCTGAAAGCTTAGAAAAAGCAGTAAGCTCAGTCCTTTTGAAGGGTTTTAGAACTAATGATTTAACTAGTAAAAATCTAGATCAAAAAATCGGATGCCTTGAAATGGGCCAAAAAATACTAGATGAATTACAAGAAATATAA
- a CDS encoding phosphoribulokinase yields MSKRHPVVAVTGSSGAGTSTVKRAFEHIFAREEIIPAVVEGDSYHRFERTPMKQAMADALSKGENFSHFGPEANLFDKLEELFKAYGETGSGNKRYYLHSQEEADEHNSRLGTNLGPGQFTPWEEIPKGTDVLFYEGLHGGVVGEEYDVASYADLLVGVVPITNLEWIQKIHRDNAERGYSAETIVDTILRRMPDYINHICPQFSRTDINFQRVPTIDTSNPFICRNIPTPDESFVIIHFRKGAREKWGIDFQYLLGMIQDSFMTSPTSIVVNGGKMGFAMELILTPIIHRMIEEKKK; encoded by the coding sequence ATGTCAAAGCGTCATCCAGTAGTAGCTGTTACAGGTTCATCAGGAGCTGGTACAAGCACAGTCAAAAGAGCATTTGAACATATTTTTGCTAGAGAAGAAATAATACCTGCCGTAGTTGAAGGTGATAGTTATCACCGATTCGAAAGAACTCCCATGAAGCAAGCAATGGCTGATGCTCTTTCAAAAGGGGAAAATTTTTCGCATTTTGGTCCAGAAGCTAATTTATTCGACAAACTTGAAGAATTATTCAAAGCTTATGGAGAGACAGGTAGTGGAAACAAAAGATACTATCTGCATAGTCAAGAAGAAGCAGATGAGCATAATTCAAGGCTTGGTACAAATCTTGGTCCAGGTCAATTCACACCTTGGGAAGAAATCCCTAAGGGAACTGATGTACTTTTTTATGAAGGACTTCATGGTGGTGTTGTAGGCGAAGAATATGACGTAGCATCATATGCAGATTTATTAGTAGGTGTAGTACCAATAACTAATCTTGAATGGATTCAAAAAATACACAGAGATAATGCAGAACGAGGATATTCAGCAGAAACAATAGTAGACACTATCCTTAGAAGAATGCCTGATTATATAAATCATATTTGCCCACAATTTAGTCGTACAGATATTAATTTTCAAAGGGTACCTACTATTGATACTTCTAACCCATTTATTTGTAGAAACATACCTACCCCAGATGAAAGTTTCGTAATTATTCATTTTCGTAAAGGAGCAAGAGAGAAATGGGGAATTGACTTTCAATACTTATTAGGAATGATACAAGACTCTTTTATGACAAGTCCAACTAGCATAGTTGTTAATGGTGGCAAAATGGGTTTTGCTATGGAACTTATTCTTACGCCAATTATTCATAGAATGATTGAAGAAAAAAAGAAATGA